One window of Camelina sativa cultivar DH55 chromosome 4, Cs, whole genome shotgun sequence genomic DNA carries:
- the LOC104779657 gene encoding probable WRKY transcription factor 3 has protein sequence MAEKKEDQEQPPLKLLKSSTGRPTISLPPRPFGEMFFSGGVGFSPGPMTLVSNLFSDPDELKSFSQLLAGAMASPAAAAVAAAAVVATAHHQTPVSSVGDGGGGSGGDDVDPRFKQNRPTGLMITQPPGMFTVPPGLSPATLLDSPSFFGLFSPLQGAFGMTHQQALAQVTAQAVQGNNYVQMQQSQQSEYPSSTQQQQQQASLIEIPTFSTEHRSQIPSPPVQDSSQQGQRETSDISVSEHRSQPQNADKPADDGYNWRKYGQKQVKGSDFPRSYYKCTHPACPVKKKVERSLDGQVTEIIYKGQHSHELPQKRGNNNGSSKNSDVATQFQTSNSSLNKSKRDQETSQVTTTEQMSEASDGEEVGNAETSVGEKHVDEPDPKRRNTEVRVSEPVASSHKTVTEPRIIVQTTSEVDLLDDGYRWRKYGQKVVKGNPYPRSYYKCTTPACGVRKHVERAANDPKAVVTTYEGKHNHDVPAARTSSHQLRPNNQHNNSTGNYNQQQPVARLRLKEEI, from the exons ATGgcggagaagaaggaagaccAAGAACAACCACCGTTGAAGCTACTAAAATCATCCACCGGACGGCCAACGATTTCACTCCCTCCTCGACCCTTTGGTGAAATGTTTTTTAGCGGTGGCGTTGGGTTTAGCCCTGGTCCCATGACTCTCGTCTCTAATTTGTTCTCTGATCCTGATGAGTTAAAGTCTTTCTCTCAGCTTTTAGCTGGAGCTATGGCTTCTccggctgctgctgctgttgccGCCGCAGCCGTAGTAGCTACTGCTCATCATCAGACACCTGTGAGCTCTGTCGGTGACGGCGGCGGTGGAAGCGGTGGTGATGATGTTGACCCGAGGTTTAAGCAGAACAGACCAACGGGTTTGATGATTACACAACCACCGGGGATGTTTACTGTACCGCCGGGATTAAGTCCGGCGACTCTTTTGGATTCTCCTAGCTTCTTTGGTCTTTTTTCACCTCTTCAG GGAGCATTTGGTATGACACACCAACAAGCTTTAGCACAAGTCACTGCACAAGCTGTTCAAGGCAATAATTATGTTCAGATGCAGCAATCACAACAATCTGAGTATCCTTCCtctacacaacaacaacaacaacaagcttcACTGATTGAGATTCCAACATTTTCTACTGAGCATCGATCCCAGATTCCCTCGCCGCCGGTTCAAGATTCATCGCAGCAGGGTCAGAGAGAAACTTCGGATATATCAGTCTCTGAGCATCGGTCACAGCCTCAAAATGCTGACAAACCAGCTGATGATGGATACAACTGGAGGAAATACGGGCAGAAGCAAGTGAAAGGGAGTGATTTTCCTCGGAGTTACTACAAATGTACGCATCCAGCGTGTCCTGTCAAGAAGAAAGTGGAGAGGTCTCTCGATGGACAAGTGACAGAGATCATCTACAAGGGTCAGCACAGTCATGAACTTCCTCAAAAGCGCGGCAACAATAACGGGAGTTCTAAAAATTCTGATGTTGCAACTCAGTTTCAAACCAGTAACAGCAGTCTCAACAAGAGTAAGAGGGACCAAGAAACAAGCCAAGTTACGACAACAGAACAGATGTCTGAAGCAAGTGATGGTGAAGAGGTTGGTAATGCAGAGACTAGTGTGGGAGAAAAACACGTGGATGAGCCTGATCCCAAGAGAag AAACACAGAAGTTCGGGTTTCAGAACCAGTTGCTTCATCGCACAAAACTGTGACAGAGCCTAGGATTATTGTCCAAACGACGAGTGAAGTTGATCTCTTAGATGATGGATATAGGTGGCGCAAGTATGGTCAGAAAGTAGTCAAAGGAAATCCTTATCCAAG GAGCTACTATAAGTGTACAACACCGGCTTGTGGAGTAAGGAAACATGTAGAGAGAGCAGCAAATGACCCGAAAGCTGTTGTAACAACCTATGAAGGGAAACATAACCACGACGTTCCTGCTGCTAGAACCAGCAGCCATCAGTTAAGACCAAACAATCAACACAACAACTCAACGGGTAACTATAATCAACAACAGCCTGTTGCGCGTTTAAGGCTTAAAGAAGAGATATAG
- the LOC109132429 gene encoding uncharacterized protein LOC109132429, with amino-acid sequence MQENKVIAYASRQLRKHEENYPTHDLEIVDVVFALKIWRSYLNGETIENVSLATIDGEASEPLGAQAVRQAGLLQRIQEEQGKDKNLQKISEDVRTQGGRNASGYHLADDGTLLHNGRIIVSDSGGLREEILGLAHHT; translated from the exons ATGCAAGAGAACAAGGTCATTGCTTATGCTTCAAGACAGCTTAGGAAACATGAAGAGAACTACCCTACTCACGACCTTGAGATTGTTGATGTGGTATTTGCACTCAAGATATGGAGGTCTTACTTAAATGGAGAGACTATTGAG AATGTTAGCTTAGCAACAATAGACGGAGAAGCTAGCGAACCACTAGGAGCACAAGCAGTGCGCCAAGCTGGATTACTACAACGAATCCAAGAAGAACAAGGGAAGGACAAAAATCTGCAAAAGATTTCCGAAGACGTGCGAACCCAAGGAGGGAGAAATGCTAGTGGATATCATTTAGCTGATGATGGAACACTCTTACACAATGGAAGAATTATAGTATCCGATAGCGGAGGCTTACGGGAAGAAATTTTAGGACTTGCACATCATACCTGA
- the LOC104779656 gene encoding uncharacterized protein LOC104779656, which yields MATPSPSLSPSPVNLWVVLSESKRIINAHSRHFLALSVLFLLPLCFSVTVYPSVFRLITDQSSASHHSVSLLRGLHDSDVVVDTKTTVLLLIGYIVVVTVFNLLAIGSIAYSVFQGFYGRPVRLISAVRSSFASFLPLLATLISSNFIVFGVFLILGILAFLLTKLIQIIPGLRFDYASPYFQALTMVVTFISIVAVVKLYVDWVLAWVVVVVESAWGLAPLKRSKSLVKGMKSVSLSIIFFFATAESLLVWISTVAASAQLDDDGGKLWTNAFFVLQIVITSAVLTLLMLYNLAATTVMYMYCKAVHGELAWEIAEEFAREYVSLPFDEGKVPHLVSVAYNNNI from the coding sequence ATGGCGACTCCATCTCCATCTCTATCCCCATCTCCGGTGAATCTATGGGTAGTCTTATCGGAATCAAAACGAATCATCAACGCTCACTCACGCCACTTCTTAGCTCTCTCCGTTCTCTTCCTCCTTCCCCTCTGCTTCTCCGTCACTGTTTACCCTTCCGTCTTCCGCCTCATCACCGATCAATCCTCCGCTTCTCACCACAGCGTCTCTCTCCTCCGCGGACTCCATGATTCTGATGTCGTCGTCGATACCAAAACGACGGTCTTGCTTCTAATCGGTTACATCGTTGTTGTCACCGTCTTCAATCTCTTAGCTATTGGATCAATCGCTTACAGTGTTTTCCAAGGATTCTATGGTAGACCTGTGAGATTGATCTCCGCCGTTAGATCGAGCTTCGCTTCGTTTTTACCGCTCCTCGCTACTTTGATTTCATCCAATTTCATcgtttttggggttttcttgattttagggattttagcTTTCTTGTTGACTAAGCTAATCCAGATCATCCCAGGTCTTCGATTCGATTACGCTTCTCCGTATTTCCAAGCTCTCACTATGGTAGTAACGTTTATCTCGATTGTAGCTGTGGTTAAGCTCTATGTGGATTGGGTTCTTGcttgggttgttgttgttgttgagtcaGCTTGGGGGTTAGCTCCATTGAAGAGAAGTAAAAGCTTAGTTAAAGGAATGAAAAGTGTTTCTTTgtctatcatcttcttctttgcaacAGCCGAGTCGCTTCTAGTATGGATCAGTACCGTAGCTGCCTCTGCTCAGCTCGACGATGATGGTGGGAAGTTGTGGACAAATGCTTTCTTTGTGCTGCAGATTGTGATCACGTCTGCGGTTTTGACGCTGTTGATGCTATATAATCTTGCTGCGACTACTGTGATGTATATGTACTGTAAAGCTGTTCATGGTGAGCTTGCTTGGGAGATAGCTGAAGAGTTTGCGAGAGAGTATGTGAGTTTGCCTTTTGATGAGGGTAAAGTTCCTCACTTGGTCTCTGtagcttacaacaacaacatctga